Below is a window of Leptolyngbya sp. CCY15150 DNA.
CGTTATCTTGGCAACGAACTCGGCGCGGTGCATAAACCTTGGCAGTCTGCCCATATTCGCTGGGTGCTGACCTACCCCGAGGTGTATGAGGTGGGTGCATCTAACCTCGGGCACATTATTCTTTACAGCATTATCAACGCCCAACCTCGGCAGTTGTGCGATCGCGCCTACCTACCCGCCCCAGACCTAGCCGCCGCTCTGCGCGATAGCCAGACACCGCTGTTTGGGGTTGAGTCAAAGCGATCGCTCCCTGAGTTTGACATCCTTGGCTTCAGCCTCAGCTATGAGCTAGGAGCCACCAATATTCTAGAAATGCTGGACTTGGCTGGCATTCCTCTCACCTGGCAAGCACGACAGGCTGACGGTGATTGGAACGTTGAGCAGGGCAGCTATCCCCTCATTTTTGCAGGAGGGCAAACCGCTACCTCCAATCCCGAGCCCTACGCCGACTTTTTTGACTTTATTGCCCTCGGTGACGGGGAAGAGCTCCTGCCAGAAATTGGTCTGATTTTAGACGAAGGTAAAGCCGCTGGGCTCAGCCGGACGGAGCTGCTGCTCGATCTGGCTCAGGTGCCAGGGGTTTATGTACCGCAGTTCTACGACATGGCCGACGACGGCTCGGTGCATCCCAATCGCCCCGACGTGCCGCCGCGGATCCTGCGCCGGGTTGCCACCCCCATTCCCGCCTACTCCATCGGGCTGGTGCCCTACGTGGAAACGGTTCACGATCGCCTCACCATTGAAATTCGCCGGGGCTGCACGCGCGGCTGTCGTTTTTGCCAGCCCGGCATGTTAACCCGTCCCGCCCGAGATGTAGCGCCAGAGCAAGTTGTAGACGCCATCGAAACGGGCATGAGAGCCACGGGATACAATGAATTCTCCCTGCTCTCCCTGAGCTGCTCCGACTACCTAGCGCTGCCGGCCCTGGGCGTTGAGCTGAAAAATCGCCTCAAGGACGACAATATTTCTCTATCCCTGCCCAGCCAGCGGGTCGATCGCTTTGATGAAAATATTGGCAATATCATCGGCGGCACCCGGCAAAGCGGGCTCACCTTTGCTCCAGAGGCCGGCACCCAACGGATGCGCGACATCGTCAACAAAGGGCTGACCAATGAAGAACTGCTGCGCGGCGTGAAATCCGCCTATGAGCAGGGTTGGAGCAAGGTGAAACTCTATTTCATGATCGGTCTGCCAGGGGAAACCGACGCCGATGTCCTCGGTATTGCCGAAACCATTCGCTGGCTAAAGCGCGAATGCCAAAACAAACACCGGAAGCCGCTCAACTTCAACGTCACCATTTCCAACTTCACCCCCAAACCCCACACGCCCTTCCAGTGGCACTCGGTTTCCACGACCGAGTTCAGCCGCAAGCGATCGCTCCTTCATGACGAATTTCGCACCATTCGCGGCCTCAAGGTCAATTTCACCGATGTGCGTATTTCCGCCATGGAAGACTTTGTCGGCCGGGGCGATCGCCGTCTAGGTGCCGTCGTCCGCCGCGCCTGGGAACTGGGAGCCGGTATGGATGCTTGGTGGGAAAGCCTCGATCGCGCCTTCGAAGCCTGGACAACAGCCATCGACGAAGCCGGACTCAGTTGGAAATATCGCCAAGTTGAACAGGGCGAATGGAATATTTTCGCCGATGAACAGCATCCCAGCGAGCAGGGCTCAACCAACCTAGAAGCCCCTCTGCCCTGGGATCACATCGATACCGGCATTGATAAACAATGGCTGATCGACGACCTGCAACGCGCCCTTGAAGCAGCAACCGTTCCCGATTGTTCATTTGACGGATGTTCCCATTGTGGGGTATGTGGCACCGACTTCGGGCATAATGTAGTAGTTCCCCCACCACCCATTCCAGACTTTGCGGGACATTTTGTCCCCAATACAGCCCGCCAGCAACGGATTCGGCTATGGTTTGGGAAACAGGGAACCATGGCACTGCTCAGTCACTTAGACTTGGTGCGACTCTTTGATCGAGCACTGCGACGGGCGGCGCTGCCTATTTCATTTACCGGTGGGTATCACCCAGGGCCCAGGATTTCACCTGCCAATGCCCTCCCCCTCGGAGCCACAAGCTCTAGTGAGATTGTGGACTTTGAGCTTACCCAGCCCATGCCCGCGGAAGACTTCCAAGCAGCCTTGGCAGCTCAGCTTCCCGCCGACTTACCGATCTACCGAGCCGAAGCAGTCCCCTTAGCGGCTGGTGCAGCCACTCAACTCCTTGAGCAAGCGGAGTATTATGTCTGGGTGAGCGCAGATACAACGGCAGGTCAAGACCCTGACTGGAGTTCCTGGATCAGCGCGGTTTGCTCTGCGTCTGAGCTGACCATGAACCATACCACCAAGTCAGGTAAAACCAAGCTCGTTAATCTACGCGATCGCCTCCACGAGTTGGAGTGGGTATCTCCCCAGTCTGAATCCGTGCCGAATGCGATACCCCAACGGCTCACTGATTCCTCCCTAGCCATTTTGCGCTACCGAGGCAGTTGCCGAAATGATGGCACCCTTCTCCGCCCGGAGCATTTGGTGGTGATGCTCGAACAGGTTGCATCCTGCCCGGTGCATCTTCACCACGCTCACCGCAACCAATTGATCCTGTCAGACGCGTCATCGTCTAACACCAGATCCAACCCTCCCAGCGAGATCTAGCTCGAAGCCGGACTCGACGGGTAAAAGACCATTGACTACTAAGCACAGCCGCGCTGTCTGACGCGATGGTTGAGCCACGGGGTCACCCACCTGATTGTGAAATTTTCAGCCAAAATTAACCTTTTTTGATAGCGCTGTTCGATTGCCACGCTATAATGCTTGACATATGAGAAGCGGTTGCGAATTGACTATCCTGCGGTTCTTCGACGATTCGATTAACGGTAGAGCCAATTAGGTTCGCTTCTGCCAAGCTTTTTGCGAACGTTAGATTAAGACTGGGTGTCTGATATTTAAGGGCGATCGTCGCTGAGTAACCCATATTCTTGATTCATGTTTTGGTGTGTGCAGCAACCCGGTTGGGTCGTTGCCATTGAAGGAGCCTATCGGCAGGACGCAGGTCGTATCACCCGTGCATTCCTCCGGATAGTTGTTCGATTGAGGAGCAGCTTCGTCGCCTCCCGTCACCACTGCGGTCAAGATTTTTGGTTGAGTCAATTTCTACTTCAGCAGAGTGAGTGGCCAAGCGCTAATGACGTGAGCGCCCCCTGTGCTAGAGATTTTTGAGGAACTTGAATGCCAAAGCAGATTATTATTGCGGAGCAGCATCGAACGGCTGCGGTCTTCTCGGAAGACCAGATTCAGGAGTTAATTGTTGCCACAGGAAGCCATCAGGTTAGTGATATTTTCCTAGGCATTGTAGAAAACGTTCTCCCCGGTATTGACGCTGCCTTTGTCAACATCGGCGATTCGGAACGCAACGGATTTATTCATGTCAGTGATTTAGGGCCCTTGAAGCTGAAACGCTCCATGGGGCCGATTACCGATCTGCTTGTACCACAGCAGAAAGTGCTGGTGCAGGTGATGAAAGAGCCCACGGGCAACAAGGGGCCGCGGCTCACCGGTAACATCAGCCTACCGGGGCGCTACTTGGTGCTCATGCCCTTTGGGCGTGGGGTCAACCTTTCCCGCCGCATTCGCAACGAAAATGAGCGCAATCGCCTGCGGGCCCTGGCGATTTTGGTCAAGCCTGCGGGCATGGGGCTGCTGGTGCGCACGGAAGCGGAAGGCATGGATGAGGATGCCATCATTGAAGACCTAGAACTGCTGCAGCGCCAGTGGGAGAACATTCAGCAAGAGGCCATGTCTACCCGCGCCCCCAGCTTGCTCAACCGGGATGATGATTTCATCCAGCGGGTTTTGCGAGATGTGCATAGCGCTGATGTGAACCGGATTGTGGTGGATTCCCACACGGGGCTGAAGCGGGTCAAGCAGCATTTGACCAACTGGAGCGGCGGTAAAACTCTGCAAGGGGTGATGATCGATCACCACCGCGATCGCACCTCCATTTTGGAATATTTCCGAGTCAATGCGGCCATCCGAGAAGCTCTAAAACCTCGGGTTGACCTGCCGTCTGGGGGATATATCATCATCGAGCCCACCGAAGCCTTAACGGTTGTTGACGTTAACTCGGGCTCCTTCACGCGATCGTCTAGCGCCCGGGAAACGGTTCTGTGGACGAACTACGAGGCTGCGGCGGAAATTGCTCGGCAGCTACGCCTGCGCAACATCGCTGGCGTGATCATTGTAGATTTCATCGACATGGATTCTCGTCGCGATCAGCTTCAGGTACTAGAGCATTTCAACAAGGCGCTGAGAGCGGATAAAGCTCGCCCGCAAATTGCTCAGTTAACCGAGCTAGGGCTGGTGGAACTCACCCGTAAGCGCCAAGGGCAAAATATCTACGAGCTGTTTGGGCGTACCTGTTCTACCTGTGGTGGCCTAGGTCATCTGGTGCAGTTGCCGGGGGATACGGAACCCCTGACCCGCACGATCGTGGAAGTTGGGGTTGGGCGAGACTATGCAGCCCCCGCTCCCGATCCATCTTCTCCGCCTCAACTGCGAGAGGGCAGCGATCGCACCGACGACGATGATGATTTTGATGCAGATGGTCAAGATCTCGACTTGGTGAACCATCCCAGCTACCGCGAACGCAACAACGCCAATAACCGCCGTCGCCGTCGCCGCCGAGTAGTTGATACCCCCAGCAAAGGCAATACCAGGGCAGTCACCCTAACCCCGCGGGATACAGACACCGCTCCAGAGGTGACGCCGCTACCTGCCAAGCGAGAGATCAAGGTTGACCGCAGCGATCGCCCAGAACGAAACGATCGCCCAGACCGCAGCGAGCGTACGCCAGAGCCTCGTACAGAGCAGGCCGACCGCAGCGAGCGATCGGAGCAGCGCAATGAGCGGGTCGAACGTTCAGAGCGCAGCGAGCGCGCCACGGAATCCCGCACTGACCGCAGTCGATCGGGGCGGCGAGACAAAACGCCACCGCCCTCCCCCAAGGTCGTCTCCGTGGAAATGACCCTGGAAGAGCAGGATATCTACGCCTTAATGGGCATCTCGCCACTGGTGTTGAGCACTGACACGGTCAAGGATCCTAAGAACACCATCATTAGCATCGCCCTACCCGGCCAAGAAAACCGCCTGGGCAGCGTTGATGAGCCGATTGCGGTGGAAGAGCCTGGTGAGGCAATCGAAGCAGCGAGCGAAGCAGCGTCAGATGGCGTAGATGACGAGGTTATGGATACACCAGAACCCGTCAGTAAACCTTCTGCGATCGCAGATACGCTGATACTCCGCAACACGCCGGAACCTGAGCCGGAGGCAGAAAACGACGGTGACGCCAACGATGGCGACGACTCATCGGAAGCATCCGATAGCGCCTCCAGCAATCGTCGTAGACGGCGGCGGCGCTCATCTGCCAGCAGTTCGCGGCGGTCTTAGATCCAGACTCATCAGGCTATATCTACACCATCTGCTCTGTGTGAATCCCCCCTAGTTCGCTAGGGGGGCGTGAGTCACAATGGAGACAGTGGATTAGGCTGACCAAAACCGGCGGCCCGCTAGTCCTCAACGATGTTCGACGGATCATGCCATTTATGCCTAAGACGACGTCTAACCGTTCATCGGCTTGGCAGAAACTCCGCCATGGAGACCTCACCTGTGAACAGGCGCTACAGCTCTTGGTCGATGACCAGGGCATGGTGAACCTCAGCCTGCTCGACACAGAAGTTAGCTATCGTTTTTTGCGGGAATTTCCTAACCCCAGCGCCCTACCGCCGGTGATGCCGCTACTGCTATGGCGCAATTGCTACTACCTAGGCAGCCCCATTGATCTGCCGCCCGAAACGATTCAACAGTTAAGCGATCGCACCTTTACCAACGTCAAGATCATTGCGATCGCCGATCGCAGCTATCGTGCCTGGTACCACAGCCAAAACTTTGATCAATCGGTGATTAGTTCCGATCCGCTGATCAATCCCCTGACGGGCGAAGTGGAAACCGAGAACATTGGCGAAGTCACGGAGCTGTATTTATCCAAAGCCGCCGATCAAATCAGCCGCATTAAAACCATCATTTCTGGGGCCCTGCGCAATCGGGCTAGCGACATTCACCTAGAGCCCGTGGCGGAAGGGCTGCGGGTGCGCTACCGCATTGACGGCATCCTGCGGGATATTACCACCTTGCCCCCAGACATCAGCCGACGGGCGATTGTGGCCCTCAAGGTCATGTCAGATATGGACATTGCTGAAAGCCGCCGCCCCCAAGATGCTCGCATCGGTGAGCGCTATGCCGCCGGCAGTGACCTCAACCTCGGTCTAGATATGCGGGTCAGCACCCTGCCCTGCGTGGGCGGAGAAAAGGCCGTGATCCGACTATTGCCCAATGAAAATCCCTTCACCTGCATTGAAGAACTGGGCTTCACGCCCCAAACCCTCACCACCTACCAAAACTGGCTACAGCAACCCCAGGGCATGGTGATTTTCACTGGCCCCACCGGCTCTGGCAAAACCAGCACCCTCTACACCAGCCTGCAAACCGTCGCCACCGAGCATGTCAACGTGGTGACCGTGGAAGATCCGGTGGAATATGTACTGCACCGGATTACCCAAACCCAGGTGCATGAAGCAGCCGGCATGACCTTTGCGGCGGGTCTTCGAGCCATTTTGCGTCAGGATCCAGACATCATCATGGTGGGCGAAATTCGTGACCATGAAACGGCCGAAACGGCGGTACGCGCAGCTCTGACGGGACACCTAGTCTTTACCACCCTCCATACCAACGACGCTGCCAGCGCCATCCCTCGCCTGAAAGATATTGGCCCCGACCCCGGATTGATTAGCGATGCTCTCCTAGGCATTGTGGCCCAGCGCTTGGTGCGGCGGGTTTGCCCCCATTGTTCTGCCCCGCACACGCCCTCCGATGAGGAGTTGGCCATGCTGGGTCTGACGCGATCGCAGATTAATCCTAAAACCTGGCGCAAAGGTCGCGGCTGTGCTCGATGTTTCCAGTCGGGCTATGCCGGGCGGGAAGCCATTATTGAACTGATTGACATGGACGATACCCTGCGGCAGATCATTTATGAAGGCACGATGACCGAGCTGAATCGCTACCTGCAAGAAACTCGATTTTGCTCGTTCTACGATGCCGCGATCGCTAAGATTACTGCCGGGGCAACCACCGTGGAAGAAGTCATGCGGGTTCTGCCTCGCAGTGCGCTGCAGCGCTATCGCCCTAAACCCCTAGCAGGCGGTGCCCGACGCCATAGTCAACGCCAAGAGCAACCCTCCGTTCCTTAGTACCGCCAGACAGAAGAACGAAGATAGAAGAACGACAAGGCATTCCAGAACACGCAAGGTTTCTCGCTTCAGCACCTAGGCGGGTTACTGACGCCTCAGAGGACTAGGCCCAGAGAGTTCTGAACGGCAAAGCAGGCGGCACGTCCTGTGTCACAATAAGTAACGGTAGGCGATGAGGCGATCGCTCCTTTGATGTGGAGTTGATGGGTTAAGGAATCGTGCAGATGGCCCGTTCTTGGGTCTCAGAACCGCACTGATTCTGCCAGCCCTTGCTGATCTGCCGCCACCTTAAATTCTGGGTGTCCACTCGGTGGTCGATACCTATAGATGTAAACCTTTTTGACGGTTAATAAAGTCCTGTGTCTTCAACTGTTTCTGCACCTCCCGTTTCTACACCACCTCGTCGCGCTGTCTTTCCATTCACGGCCATCGTGGGTCAGGAAGAGATGAAGTTGGCGCTGTTGCTCAACGTCATCGATCCCAAAGTTGGCGGTGTGATGATCATGGGCGATCGCGGCACTGGAAAGTCCACCACGATCCGCGCCCTAGCTGACGTACTCCCCGAGATTGAAGTAGTAGCTGACGATCCCTTCAACAGCGACCCCTACGACGCCAGCCTCATGAGCGATGAGGTGCAAGACCGGTTCAATCGGCAGGAAGCCTTGCCTGCAGCTCGCAAAAAAGTGCCTATGGTAGACCTACCGCTGGGCGCAACTGAAGACCGAGTCTGCGGCACCATTGATATTGAAAAAGCGCTGGCGGAGGGTGTCAAAGCCTTTGAACCAGGACTGCTGGCCAAGGCCAACCGGGGCATCCTCTACGTGGATGAAGTCAACCTGCTCGATGACCACTTGGTAGACGTGCTGCTCGACTCCGCCGCCTCGGGCTGGAATACAGTGGAGCGGGAAGGCATTTCCATTCGCCACCCGGCCAAGTTTGTCCTAGTGGGCTCCGGCAACCCCGAAGAAGGGGAACTGCGCCCCCAATTGCTCGATCGCTTCGGCATGCACGCCGAAATTCGCACGGTCAAAGATCCGGCGCTGCGGGTGCAGATTGTGGAACAGCGATCGGAATTTGACCAAGACCCCCAGGCCTTCCTCACCGACTATGCTGACGCTCAAACCGAACTCCAGCAAAAGCTCATCCAGGCCCAGCAGTTGCTCAAATCCGTCACCATCGACCACGACTTACGGGTGAATATTTCCCAAGCCTGCGCAGAGCTAGATGTGGACGGTCTCCGGGGCGATATTGTCACCAACCGCGCCGCCAAGGCGATCGCTGCCCTGGAAGGTCGGACGGAAGTGACCGTTAACGATATTCAACGGGTGATTGTTCTCTGCCTGCGCCACCGTCTGCGGAAAGATCCGCTAGAATCCATCGACTCGGGCTACAAGGTCAACAAAGTCTTTAGCCGCATCTTTGGCCTACCGGATCCCGATGAAGCCGCTCACCTGAATGGAGCTGTACGCTAAGCCTCATGACGCGGCGCATTCTAGGACTTGATCCTGGGTTAGCCATTTTGGGGTTTGGGGCCATTGCCTGTGACGCCAGCCAAGACAGAGATGCCGCTTCTAGTATCTCTGTCTTGGATTTTGGCGTGATCCAAACACCGGCCAAAACCGCAGTGGGCGATCGCCTTTGTACCATCTATGACGACCTGCACCACCTGCTCAACCAATGGCAGCCCGATTTAGTAGCCATTGAAAAACTCTTTTTCTATCGCATGGGCAACACCATTTTGGTGGCCCAAGCCCGAGGGGTGATCATGCTCGTGCTGGCCCAGCATCAGGTGCCCTTCATAGAATTTACCCCCGCTCAAGTCAAGCAGGCGCTCACCGGCTACGGCAATGCCGACAAGCATGAGGTACAGGAAGCCGTCGCCCGAGAGCTAGACCTCGACACCATTCCCCGTCCCGATGATGCCGCTGATGCTTTGGGATTGGCGATCGCCGCTTGGTTTCAACGGGAGGACTAACCACCAGCCTTGAGCTTCACATTCAACTGCCCCGGCTTCCGGCGGGCCAGGCGCACCGTGTAGGGTAAAACGCCCACCAAGAGCGCGAACGCATCATCGGGCACTTCGGCTACGGTTTCAGGGCCAAAGTAGGTTTCAAACTGGTTGAGAATCATCTGGGCGCGCTGCAGCGGTACCGGACAGTCGGTGAACTGCTGGGTGAGGCGAATCCACTGCCGCCGAATCTTAAACGCCCGCTGCCGCGCTTCGTGATCCGGTGGGGTCAGGATAGAAAGGGTGCCCACGGGAATCAGCCGCGTGCAGTCCATATCAAACAGACCGCCGACCGCAGCCCCCGGGCCAGCAAACTCAGCATAATACTCTTTGCACAGAATGAGACCGCCACGGCGGCGATCGTTGACCATCATCAACGTGCCGTTGTGCAGCCAGTCTAAGGAATGGCTGGAGGTCTCACCGGTTGTCGGGTCACGAGTAGCTGGTTTCACGGCACGTTACAAAGGAGTCCAAAACGGACAAAACAGCATAGGTCTGACTCCCGGTCTGTTGCAGACTATCAGCCCACTCATCGCCCATCTCTGATATCGGGAATATCGGAAGCTCCAGGATCGTTAGCAGGATTGTTAGGCTGAATGCCCTGATCCGCCGGGAAAAGATTGGGAACAACCGGTTGCGGGTCTTCAGAGAAGTGGCGTGGGGCAATCTAGATAGCTACAGACGATCGGGGTTCAGAGCGATCGCCCCCATCTTAAGATATCTACGGGTACCCAAGGCGAGCTCAGCTAACTTTCTAGGCAACCCTGGATCTTTTCCCAGCATCCCATATTTTCCAACGTGACGGAGGGGTTCATCCCACAGGATCAATGCAAACAGTCACCATTCTCGGTTGTGGATACGTCGGGCAAGCGATCGCTCCCGTCTTCACCCAGGGGGGCTACCGAGTTACAGCCACCACCACTCGTGCAGAGCGGGTTCCAGAGCTAGAGGCGATCGCCCACCAGGTTCACGTCGTGCGGGGCCATGAGCGGGAACGCCTTGCTCAGATCCTAACCGATCAACAAACCCTGGTGCTCACCCTGGGAGCAGCGCGCGCCGATGCCTATGCCGACACCTATTTGGGTACCGCCCAAGTGCTCGCCGATCTGCTGCCCAGCTTGCCCCAGCTCACCCAGGTGATCTACACCGGCAGCTACGCGGTCTATGGCGATCGCCAGGGAGCTTGGGTAGACGAAGCCACGGCGATCGCCCCCAGCACCGACAACGGCAAGATTCTGGCCGACACCGAACAGATTCTCCTCTCCATCGCCACAGACCAGCGCCGAGTCTGCATCTTTCGCCTAGGCGGCATCTACGGCCCCGGTCGATCCCTGGTGAGAATTTTTCAGCGGGCAGCAGGCACCACCCGACCCGGCACAGGCGAGGACGCCAGCAACTGGATTCACCTAGACGACATTGTGGGAGCGATCGCCTTGGCCCAGGAGCAGGGTTTCCAAGGCATCTACAATCTTGTGCAGGATTCGCCCACCACCGTCAAGCAGTTGATTGACCTCGTCTGTCAGCGTCACCAACTGCCCCCCGTCACCTGGGATGCCAGTCAAGCCAGCACCCGTCCCTACAATGCTCGGGTGTCTAATCAAAAACTGAAGGATGCTGGCTACAGCTTTCAGCACGCCACATTGGAGGCAGGGCTGGTCTTGTAGGTATCTAGACCGGCGTTTGGGTAATGGGAGCGCAGCCACTGGATCAAAGCAGCCCGGTAGCGATCGCCCCCCACCTCCGCCACATTGTTGTGGTCAGCTCCAGGAATCCAGACCAGCTCCGCCGGAGCTGCCGTCGCGTCATGCAGGACGGCGCTGAGCTCGGAAGGCACCACTGGATCCGCCGTCCCGTGGATATAGATCACCGGAGACTGC
It encodes the following:
- a CDS encoding SDR family NAD(P)-dependent oxidoreductase is translated as MQTVTILGCGYVGQAIAPVFTQGGYRVTATTTRAERVPELEAIAHQVHVVRGHERERLAQILTDQQTLVLTLGAARADAYADTYLGTAQVLADLLPSLPQLTQVIYTGSYAVYGDRQGAWVDEATAIAPSTDNGKILADTEQILLSIATDQRRVCIFRLGGIYGPGRSLVRIFQRAAGTTRPGTGEDASNWIHLDDIVGAIALAQEQGFQGIYNLVQDSPTTVKQLIDLVCQRHQLPPVTWDASQASTRPYNARVSNQKLKDAGYSFQHATLEAGLVL
- the ruvC gene encoding crossover junction endodeoxyribonuclease RuvC; this translates as MTRRILGLDPGLAILGFGAIACDASQDRDAASSISVLDFGVIQTPAKTAVGDRLCTIYDDLHHLLNQWQPDLVAIEKLFFYRMGNTILVAQARGVIMLVLAQHQVPFIEFTPAQVKQALTGYGNADKHEVQEAVARELDLDTIPRPDDAADALGLAIAAWFQRED
- a CDS encoding TIGR03960 family B12-binding radical SAM protein, with the translated sequence MAIAVESLITPNIARPARYLGNELGAVHKPWQSAHIRWVLTYPEVYEVGASNLGHIILYSIINAQPRQLCDRAYLPAPDLAAALRDSQTPLFGVESKRSLPEFDILGFSLSYELGATNILEMLDLAGIPLTWQARQADGDWNVEQGSYPLIFAGGQTATSNPEPYADFFDFIALGDGEELLPEIGLILDEGKAAGLSRTELLLDLAQVPGVYVPQFYDMADDGSVHPNRPDVPPRILRRVATPIPAYSIGLVPYVETVHDRLTIEIRRGCTRGCRFCQPGMLTRPARDVAPEQVVDAIETGMRATGYNEFSLLSLSCSDYLALPALGVELKNRLKDDNISLSLPSQRVDRFDENIGNIIGGTRQSGLTFAPEAGTQRMRDIVNKGLTNEELLRGVKSAYEQGWSKVKLYFMIGLPGETDADVLGIAETIRWLKRECQNKHRKPLNFNVTISNFTPKPHTPFQWHSVSTTEFSRKRSLLHDEFRTIRGLKVNFTDVRISAMEDFVGRGDRRLGAVVRRAWELGAGMDAWWESLDRAFEAWTTAIDEAGLSWKYRQVEQGEWNIFADEQHPSEQGSTNLEAPLPWDHIDTGIDKQWLIDDLQRALEAATVPDCSFDGCSHCGVCGTDFGHNVVVPPPPIPDFAGHFVPNTARQQRIRLWFGKQGTMALLSHLDLVRLFDRALRRAALPISFTGGYHPGPRISPANALPLGATSSSEIVDFELTQPMPAEDFQAALAAQLPADLPIYRAEAVPLAAGAATQLLEQAEYYVWVSADTTAGQDPDWSSWISAVCSASELTMNHTTKSGKTKLVNLRDRLHELEWVSPQSESVPNAIPQRLTDSSLAILRYRGSCRNDGTLLRPEHLVVMLEQVASCPVHLHHAHRNQLILSDASSSNTRSNPPSEI
- a CDS encoding Rne/Rng family ribonuclease, with product MPKQIIIAEQHRTAAVFSEDQIQELIVATGSHQVSDIFLGIVENVLPGIDAAFVNIGDSERNGFIHVSDLGPLKLKRSMGPITDLLVPQQKVLVQVMKEPTGNKGPRLTGNISLPGRYLVLMPFGRGVNLSRRIRNENERNRLRALAILVKPAGMGLLVRTEAEGMDEDAIIEDLELLQRQWENIQQEAMSTRAPSLLNRDDDFIQRVLRDVHSADVNRIVVDSHTGLKRVKQHLTNWSGGKTLQGVMIDHHRDRTSILEYFRVNAAIREALKPRVDLPSGGYIIIEPTEALTVVDVNSGSFTRSSSARETVLWTNYEAAAEIARQLRLRNIAGVIIVDFIDMDSRRDQLQVLEHFNKALRADKARPQIAQLTELGLVELTRKRQGQNIYELFGRTCSTCGGLGHLVQLPGDTEPLTRTIVEVGVGRDYAAPAPDPSSPPQLREGSDRTDDDDDFDADGQDLDLVNHPSYRERNNANNRRRRRRRVVDTPSKGNTRAVTLTPRDTDTAPEVTPLPAKREIKVDRSDRPERNDRPDRSERTPEPRTEQADRSERSEQRNERVERSERSERATESRTDRSRSGRRDKTPPPSPKVVSVEMTLEEQDIYALMGISPLVLSTDTVKDPKNTIISIALPGQENRLGSVDEPIAVEEPGEAIEAASEAASDGVDDEVMDTPEPVSKPSAIADTLILRNTPEPEPEAENDGDANDGDDSSEASDSASSNRRRRRRRSSASSSRRS
- the bchI gene encoding magnesium chelatase ATPase subunit I; translation: MSSTVSAPPVSTPPRRAVFPFTAIVGQEEMKLALLLNVIDPKVGGVMIMGDRGTGKSTTIRALADVLPEIEVVADDPFNSDPYDASLMSDEVQDRFNRQEALPAARKKVPMVDLPLGATEDRVCGTIDIEKALAEGVKAFEPGLLAKANRGILYVDEVNLLDDHLVDVLLDSAASGWNTVEREGISIRHPAKFVLVGSGNPEEGELRPQLLDRFGMHAEIRTVKDPALRVQIVEQRSEFDQDPQAFLTDYADAQTELQQKLIQAQQLLKSVTIDHDLRVNISQACAELDVDGLRGDIVTNRAAKAIAALEGRTEVTVNDIQRVIVLCLRHRLRKDPLESIDSGYKVNKVFSRIFGLPDPDEAAHLNGAVR
- a CDS encoding GspE/PulE family protein; its protein translation is MPKTTSNRSSAWQKLRHGDLTCEQALQLLVDDQGMVNLSLLDTEVSYRFLREFPNPSALPPVMPLLLWRNCYYLGSPIDLPPETIQQLSDRTFTNVKIIAIADRSYRAWYHSQNFDQSVISSDPLINPLTGEVETENIGEVTELYLSKAADQISRIKTIISGALRNRASDIHLEPVAEGLRVRYRIDGILRDITTLPPDISRRAIVALKVMSDMDIAESRRPQDARIGERYAAGSDLNLGLDMRVSTLPCVGGEKAVIRLLPNENPFTCIEELGFTPQTLTTYQNWLQQPQGMVIFTGPTGSGKTSTLYTSLQTVATEHVNVVTVEDPVEYVLHRITQTQVHEAAGMTFAAGLRAILRQDPDIIMVGEIRDHETAETAVRAALTGHLVFTTLHTNDAASAIPRLKDIGPDPGLISDALLGIVAQRLVRRVCPHCSAPHTPSDEELAMLGLTRSQINPKTWRKGRGCARCFQSGYAGREAIIELIDMDDTLRQIIYEGTMTELNRYLQETRFCSFYDAAIAKITAGATTVEEVMRVLPRSALQRYRPKPLAGGARRHSQRQEQPSVP